GGCCACATGCGGCTGAACAAAAGTTTCTATCGTTCCACCCAGTCGGGCGACTTCGCGGACGATTGAGCTGTTCAGATATGTGTATTGCTCGCTTGGCATCAGGAAGACCGTCGTGATTGCCGGAGCAAGTACTCTGTTGGCCAAGGCAATTTGAAACTCATAGTCAAAATCAGAGACGGCGCGCAAGCCGCGGATAATGGCGACGGCATTTTTGCTGCGGGCAAAATCGACCAACAATCCGCTGCACGTGTCAACGGAAACTCCGGGCAGGTGGGCCGTACTTTTTTGAATCATCTCTTTTCGCTCTTCGGAGGTGAAGAGCGGA
This region of Calditrichota bacterium genomic DNA includes:
- the coaD gene encoding pantetheine-phosphate adenylyltransferase; protein product: MKTAIYPGTFDPVTYGHLDVIERAVGLFDQVIVTLAIHSQKSPLFTSEERKEMIQKSTAHLPGVSVDTCSGLLVDFARSKNAVAIIRGLRAVSDFDYEFQIALANRVLAPAITTVFLMPSEQYTYLNSSIVREVARLGGTIETFVQPHVAAALRKKYGINGG